Part of the Cetobacterium ceti genome is shown below.
ATTTTTAGAAACTGTACCATAATATCTACTATCAAAACTTTGTGGGTGAGTTCCTAAAACAAAATATTCATTTTCTTTTATTATTTGATTAGAGATCACAGGAAGGGGTAATCCTTCATTATCCTTACTTGCAATATACCCATATAAAATATTATTAATGTATAAATAGTTGGTATTGCCCTTTTTCTTAACTTCTATTTTATCTCCAGTAACTCCCACTATTTGTTTTGAGAGAGTTTTTATATTTTTACTTAAATAATTTCTTCCATGAACATATTTTTCAGCAGTTGCAGGAATTTTAAACTCTATAAAATCTCCTTTTTTATAATTTTTATCTTCTAAAATTCTATAAAAACCTACTGGAATAGAAGGGGATAAATTTAAAACATAATGTTTTTTTAGATAAATTATCCCTAAAACAAAAATAATAAAAATTATATTAAGAATTATTATGAGCTTTTTAAAAGCTCTATTTCTTCTAACCCTTTGTATTCTATCCATTTTTCATTAAACTCCTCTATATTTAAATCTGAGAGCTTCATACATTGTTTCTGATCCACAGGGTCAGAAGCTCCATAATAAGCTAATTCAAATTTAGATAAATTAAGTTGAAATAATCTATTTCCAGTTAAAGATTTATAAAAATAATCTCTTTTTAAAGTTGCCATAGAGATA
Proteins encoded:
- a CDS encoding S26 family signal peptidase is translated as MDRIQRVRRNRAFKKLIIILNIIFIIFVLGIIYLKKHYVLNLSPSIPVGFYRILEDKNYKKGDFIEFKIPATAEKYVHGRNYLSKNIKTLSKQIVGVTGDKIEVKKKGNTNYLYINNILYGYIASKDNEGLPLPVISNQIIKENEYFVLGTHPQSFDSRYYGTVSKNLILHKIKK